One genomic segment of Trichococcus shcherbakoviae includes these proteins:
- a CDS encoding MFS transporter: MSKNDPMVLSETKLNRAKLWQIVLFTLNNSSTNIYMFAFGFVTYYSTGLVGLAALFVSQIMGYIRIFDGVIDPAIGVLIDKTDTKFGKYRPIMILGNIITVISFLILFNIHGLGDGMKIPIFLLSLVVHKIGYSLQATVTKAGQAALTSDPKQRPIFNIVDGWVTTLLFTGGQIVVANFLVPKYGGFTPEFFKVFIPGVMVISAILGILAVIGIAEKDNKQYFGIGEKTTKTSFKDYWEIVKGNKPLQMLTMAAAFVKFNSAMFGDQIVLMILFGIIFGNFGLSGTISLVLILPNLLFTTFAATIAQKRGLRYSYVRYLQGGVISLILLGGLLFFANPGDLSFSNPSLWTVAFVIIFACAKGFTSTPTGLALTMAADVSDYETSISGRYVSGMLSTMFSLTDSVASSFAPMSIGWVLAAVGFAKVFPTADTPLSPQLRMAGIVLLAALPLVGTLIALAFMKFYPLNKETMEGIQIKIAEMKQGDPSDGDAEMPQAIPNTIPAMND, from the coding sequence ATGTCAAAAAATGATCCAATGGTTCTAAGTGAAACGAAACTCAATCGCGCCAAATTATGGCAAATCGTTTTATTCACTTTGAATAACTCATCAACAAATATTTATATGTTCGCTTTTGGGTTTGTCACCTATTATTCGACGGGCCTTGTTGGTTTAGCCGCACTATTCGTAAGCCAAATTATGGGGTACATCCGTATCTTTGATGGGGTAATTGACCCGGCTATCGGCGTTTTGATCGATAAGACAGACACAAAATTCGGCAAATATCGTCCCATTATGATTTTAGGCAATATTATTACTGTTATTTCATTTTTGATCTTATTTAATATTCATGGCCTGGGCGATGGAATGAAAATTCCGATTTTCTTACTTTCGTTAGTCGTGCATAAAATCGGTTATTCCTTGCAAGCGACGGTTACAAAAGCCGGTCAAGCAGCGTTGACAAGTGATCCAAAACAACGTCCTATCTTCAATATCGTTGATGGTTGGGTAACGACTTTATTGTTTACTGGTGGTCAAATTGTTGTCGCAAACTTCTTAGTGCCAAAATATGGCGGTTTTACTCCGGAATTCTTCAAAGTGTTTATCCCAGGAGTTATGGTCATATCAGCTATCCTCGGAATTTTGGCAGTTATCGGTATTGCGGAAAAAGACAACAAACAATACTTTGGTATTGGTGAAAAAACGACTAAAACATCATTTAAAGATTACTGGGAAATTGTCAAAGGCAACAAACCTTTGCAAATGTTAACAATGGCAGCAGCTTTTGTGAAGTTCAATTCAGCAATGTTCGGTGACCAAATTGTGTTGATGATCCTATTCGGTATCATCTTTGGTAACTTCGGTCTATCAGGAACAATCTCGTTAGTGCTGATTTTGCCTAACCTTTTGTTCACTACTTTTGCAGCAACCATTGCTCAAAAAAGAGGGTTACGTTACTCCTATGTTCGTTACTTGCAAGGTGGCGTTATTTCATTAATCCTATTAGGCGGCTTGCTTTTCTTTGCAAACCCAGGGGATTTGAGCTTCTCTAACCCATCCTTATGGACAGTTGCCTTCGTAATCATTTTTGCTTGTGCGAAAGGATTTACATCCACACCAACAGGCTTAGCCTTGACGATGGCAGCGGATGTCTCCGACTACGAAACAAGTATTTCCGGACGTTATGTTTCCGGTATGTTGAGCACCATGTTCTCCTTGACCGACTCAGTCGCATCATCGTTCGCACCAATGTCGATTGGTTGGGTCTTAGCCGCTGTAGGTTTTGCAAAAGTATTTCCAACGGCTGACACGCCACTTTCGCCACAATTGCGCATGGCTGGTATTGTATTGCTTGCAGCTTTGCCTTTAGTCGGTACACTGATTGCTCTAGCATTTATGAAATTCTACCCATTGAATAAAGAAACAATGGAAGGCATTCAAATAAAAATTGCAGAAATGAAACAAGGTGATCCAAGTGATGGTGATGCAGAAATGCCTCAAGCAATCCCTAATACAATCCCTGCAATGAATGACTAA
- a CDS encoding MFS transporter gives MAEEKIVKQQNSANEMKSSLTLKHKLGYGAGDAGGVATLVLIGTFMNRYLTNVLGIPFATLSVLLLVWNIWDMVNDPMMGTFMDKSFSKSQGQKDKFRPWMLRSIPLIVIGLIAFFSVPSMFDGMMRLVAIFLLKVIYELGYTMMNIAMGSVLGVMALNDRERTTLSSARGMGSTVGGLISSMSIPLILARLGENTTGYMVSGIFAAILGGALIFFHYWGTEERNAAAKLAAEEQAEPTKFSDIFVTLAKNKAFLSLCLHSIVIVFGSTLFNTTLPYIYGDVFGDIGLMGTAALIGQGLPVVLLLIAPYLVKFIGSTVKVIRTYLLLSAAIFIGLYFWKLVGDLPPVLYMVSASVGIAFMLMSVQLQWGLVSESIDYNEYITGKRSEGSIYGNFSLTRRLGQMLAQSLVVLMIGWIGYSQQAAQAGQAQSAEAVEGLVLMNLVGPAVCALLSWVSFKFIWNITDETREAMTSARLARLEEFDKKND, from the coding sequence ATGGCAGAAGAAAAAATTGTCAAGCAGCAAAATTCAGCAAACGAAATGAAAAGCAGTCTAACCCTGAAGCATAAATTGGGTTATGGTGCCGGAGATGCCGGTGGGGTTGCTACCCTAGTCTTGATCGGAACATTCATGAACCGATATCTTACAAACGTATTAGGCATACCATTTGCAACACTATCTGTACTGTTGCTCGTTTGGAATATTTGGGATATGGTCAATGACCCGATGATGGGTACTTTCATGGATAAGTCCTTCTCTAAATCACAGGGCCAAAAAGATAAGTTCCGTCCTTGGATGTTGCGCTCTATTCCATTGATTGTTATCGGTCTGATTGCATTCTTCTCCGTACCTTCAATGTTTGATGGTATGATGCGTTTAGTAGCTATTTTTCTATTAAAAGTTATCTACGAATTAGGTTACACTATGATGAACATTGCCATGGGATCAGTTCTTGGGGTAATGGCCTTAAACGATAGAGAAAGAACTACTTTATCTTCGGCTCGTGGTATGGGATCAACAGTCGGTGGTCTGATCAGTTCAATGTCTATACCGTTGATTCTTGCACGTTTAGGTGAAAACACAACCGGTTATATGGTTTCAGGTATCTTCGCGGCTATCTTAGGTGGTGCACTGATCTTCTTCCACTATTGGGGAACTGAAGAACGGAATGCTGCAGCGAAACTTGCCGCAGAAGAACAAGCAGAACCGACAAAATTCTCAGATATTTTTGTTACATTAGCTAAAAACAAAGCGTTCTTGTCACTTTGTTTACACTCGATTGTAATCGTTTTTGGTTCAACCTTATTCAATACAACGCTTCCTTATATTTATGGCGATGTATTTGGTGATATTGGTTTAATGGGAACTGCTGCATTAATCGGTCAAGGGTTACCAGTAGTGCTGTTACTTATCGCTCCATACTTGGTAAAATTCATTGGATCTACAGTTAAAGTAATCCGTACTTATTTACTATTGAGTGCCGCTATCTTTATTGGCTTGTACTTCTGGAAATTAGTGGGTGACTTGCCACCAGTCCTATACATGGTTTCTGCCAGCGTCGGTATTGCTTTCATGCTGATGTCCGTTCAACTTCAATGGGGTCTTGTTTCAGAATCCATTGACTACAACGAATACATCACTGGCAAACGCTCCGAAGGTTCCATCTACGGTAACTTCTCGCTGACAAGACGTCTTGGCCAAATGTTGGCGCAATCCCTTGTTGTCTTGATGATTGGTTGGATTGGTTACAGCCAACAGGCCGCTCAAGCTGGTCAAGCGCAATCAGCTGAAGCTGTTGAAGGATTAGTTCTAATGAACCTTGTTGGTCCAGCCGTTTGTGCTTTATTATCATGGGTTTCATTCAAATTCATTTGGAACATTACTGATGAAACACGTGAGGCGATGACTTCAGCTCGTCTGGCAAGACTTGAGGAATTTGATAAGAAAAATGATTAA
- a CDS encoding creatininase family protein produces the protein MKLRSHLLNVLVNDEVEAYLKESDVIIVPFGPTELHGGLPLDCETILAEGIALLMAERTNSLVLPHVPYIYSGATASGKGTIQLTVRESADMLQGLAQSLLRSGFKKQIFISLHGPAHISMNPVVRDFFDETGVAILYIDGMITAQKSGVFSDPKEMMLNLDKMILGAYKLRNRLDDILLSCDYAEPVTQTPSVFGNLSAQAFQSGATGYYFKEHSDHMATSAIPDIETRDRMAEEGMVLLNKMVDAIDFPTLLKEMAIQEDYLEEVYDRYPHVPAAYNRHKNI, from the coding sequence ATGAAATTAAGAAGTCACTTATTGAATGTTTTGGTCAATGATGAAGTGGAGGCTTACTTAAAGGAGAGCGATGTCATCATCGTGCCTTTTGGACCAACCGAACTCCATGGCGGCCTACCATTGGATTGCGAAACAATATTGGCTGAGGGGATTGCCTTGTTGATGGCAGAAAGGACAAACTCACTTGTCCTTCCGCATGTCCCGTATATTTATTCAGGGGCAACCGCCTCAGGCAAGGGAACCATCCAATTAACCGTTAGGGAAAGTGCCGATATGCTGCAGGGTCTGGCACAGTCCTTATTGCGATCAGGCTTCAAAAAGCAAATCTTCATTAGTCTGCACGGCCCAGCTCATATCTCAATGAATCCGGTTGTGCGTGATTTCTTTGATGAAACAGGCGTAGCCATCCTCTATATTGATGGCATGATAACCGCCCAGAAATCCGGCGTTTTTTCAGATCCGAAAGAGATGATGCTCAATTTGGATAAGATGATTCTTGGGGCTTACAAGTTACGTAATCGTTTGGATGATATATTGCTGAGCTGTGATTATGCAGAACCAGTTACCCAGACTCCATCAGTTTTCGGTAACCTAAGTGCCCAAGCCTTTCAATCGGGAGCAACAGGTTATTATTTCAAGGAACATTCAGACCATATGGCAACCTCTGCGATACCTGATATTGAAACGCGAGACCGCATGGCAGAAGAGGGAATGGTACTGCTGAATAAGATGGTGGATGCAATTGATTTTCCAACTTTACTTAAGGAAATGGCGATTCAAGAAGATTATCTTGAAGAGGTTTACGATCGTTACCCACACGTGCCGGCTGCCTACAATCGACACAAAAACATTTAA
- a CDS encoding O-acetylhomoserine aminocarboxypropyltransferase/cysteine synthase family protein produces MTEKNYSFETLQVHAGQVPDPVTGARAVPIYQTTAFVFDSAEQAAGRFALTDAGNVYTRLTNPTTAVVDARVAALEGGTSAVTVASGSAAITYAILNVAHAGDEIIAASTLYGGTYNLFSATLPNLGIKTTFVDPEDGANFEAAITEKTKAIFIESIGNPSTNLIDIEKVAEIAHNHGIILIVDNTFGTPYLIRPFEFGADVVVHSATKFLGGHGTTMGGVVVESGKFDFAASGRYPGFTTPDAHYNGLVYTDLGPGAFTTKIRVQLLRDTGACIGPIDSFLLLQGIETLSLRVERHVENTRKVVAYLANHPKVSWVNYPELPDSKYKALADKYFPKGTGSIFTFGIEGGKQAGIEWIDKLELFSLLANVADAKSLVIHPASTTHAQLSDEDLIAAGVSGDMIRLSIGIENADDIIADLDQAFGQI; encoded by the coding sequence ATGACAGAGAAAAATTACAGTTTTGAAACGTTGCAAGTACATGCAGGCCAAGTGCCGGACCCCGTTACCGGAGCCCGTGCGGTGCCTATCTACCAAACTACCGCCTTCGTCTTCGATAGCGCGGAACAGGCTGCCGGCCGTTTTGCTTTGACGGATGCCGGAAATGTCTACACTCGTTTAACGAACCCGACAACAGCAGTCGTGGATGCACGGGTTGCGGCGCTTGAGGGCGGCACATCCGCAGTTACAGTCGCTTCAGGCTCGGCTGCTATCACGTACGCTATCCTGAACGTTGCGCATGCGGGCGATGAAATCATCGCGGCCAGCACGCTCTACGGCGGCACCTACAATCTATTCAGTGCGACCTTGCCTAATTTGGGCATCAAAACAACTTTTGTGGATCCTGAAGATGGGGCTAACTTCGAAGCTGCCATCACGGAAAAGACGAAAGCCATCTTCATCGAATCGATCGGAAACCCGAGCACCAACCTGATCGATATCGAAAAAGTCGCTGAAATCGCGCATAACCACGGCATCATTTTGATTGTGGACAATACATTCGGTACACCTTACCTGATCCGTCCGTTCGAATTCGGCGCCGATGTTGTGGTCCACTCCGCTACAAAATTCCTGGGCGGACATGGCACAACAATGGGCGGAGTCGTCGTCGAATCCGGTAAATTTGATTTCGCAGCCAGCGGAAGGTATCCTGGCTTCACGACGCCGGATGCGCATTACAACGGGTTGGTCTATACCGATCTGGGACCTGGCGCATTCACGACCAAAATCCGCGTGCAACTGCTGCGCGATACGGGAGCCTGCATCGGACCGATCGATTCGTTCCTGTTGCTGCAAGGGATTGAAACTTTGTCATTGCGCGTTGAACGCCATGTCGAAAATACCCGCAAAGTCGTTGCATATTTGGCGAACCACCCGAAAGTATCCTGGGTGAATTATCCGGAACTGCCGGATAGCAAGTACAAGGCGCTTGCCGACAAATACTTCCCTAAAGGCACCGGATCGATCTTCACTTTCGGCATCGAGGGCGGCAAACAAGCCGGCATCGAGTGGATCGACAAGTTGGAGTTATTCTCGCTGCTTGCGAACGTTGCCGATGCAAAATCCTTGGTCATCCATCCGGCCAGCACGACCCACGCGCAACTGAGCGACGAAGACCTCATTGCTGCAGGCGTTTCCGGGGACATGATCCGTCTGTCCATCGGAATCGAAAATGCCGATGACATCATCGCCGACCTGGATCAAGCTTTCGGACAGATCTAA
- a CDS encoding MFS transporter — protein MSKNTSTLQEETKYNRAKLWQIVLFTLNNSSTNIYLFAFGFVVYYATGLVGLTALFVSQIMGYIRIFDGVIDPAIGVLIDKTDTKFGKYRPIMVLGNIITVISFLILFNIHGMGEGMKIPIFLLALVVHKIGYSLQATVTKAGQAALTNDPKQRPIFNIVDGWVTTLLFTGGQIVVANFLAPKYGGFTPEFFKVFIPGVMIISAILGILAVIGIAQKDNKQFFGIGEKTTKTSFKDYWAIIKGNRPLQMLTMAAAFVKFNAQMFGDQVVLMILFGIIFGNFGLSGTISLVLILPNLLFTTFAATIAQKRGLRYSYVRYLQGAVVSLVLLGGLLFFANPGDLSFSNLSLWTVAFTVVFACAKGFASTPSGLALTMAADVSDYETSVSGRYVSGMLSTMFSLTDSVASSFAPMSIGWILAAVGFAQAYPTADTPLSPQLRMAGIVMISVLPLVGTLIALTFMKFYPLDKETMESIQIKIAAMKQGDSNEAE, from the coding sequence ATGTCAAAAAATACTTCAACGCTTCAAGAAGAGACGAAATACAATCGCGCTAAACTTTGGCAGATCGTGTTATTCACTTTGAATAACTCATCAACAAATATTTATTTGTTCGCTTTTGGTTTTGTCGTCTACTATGCCACAGGTCTTGTAGGCTTAACCGCGCTATTCGTCAGTCAAATTATGGGGTACATCCGTATTTTTGATGGCGTCATTGATCCGGCTATCGGAGTTTTGATTGATAAAACGGATACTAAATTCGGCAAATATCGTCCCATCATGGTTCTAGGCAATATTATTACTGTTATTTCATTCCTGATATTATTCAATATTCATGGAATGGGTGAAGGAATGAAAATTCCGATTTTCCTGCTTGCGTTAGTCGTGCACAAAATCGGTTATTCCTTGCAAGCGACGGTTACAAAAGCCGGTCAAGCTGCTTTGACAAATGATCCAAAACAACGGCCTATCTTCAATATCGTTGATGGTTGGGTAACGACTTTATTGTTCACGGGTGGTCAAATTGTGGTTGCAAACTTCTTAGCGCCAAAATACGGCGGTTTCACACCGGAATTTTTCAAAGTATTTATCCCAGGAGTCATGATCATCTCAGCTATCTTAGGAATTTTGGCAGTTATTGGTATTGCCCAGAAAGACAACAAACAATTCTTCGGAATTGGCGAAAAAACGACCAAAACGTCGTTCAAAGATTACTGGGCAATCATCAAAGGCAACCGACCTCTGCAAATGTTGACCATGGCAGCAGCTTTTGTGAAGTTCAATGCGCAAATGTTCGGCGATCAAGTTGTGTTGATGATCTTGTTCGGTATCATCTTCGGTAACTTTGGCTTATCAGGAACAATCTCGTTAGTGCTGATTTTGCCTAACCTTTTGTTTACAACCTTTGCGGCAACCATTGCTCAAAAAAGAGGGTTGCGTTACTCTTATGTCCGTTACTTGCAGGGTGCCGTTGTTTCATTGGTCCTATTAGGCGGCTTGCTTTTCTTTGCGAATCCAGGTGACCTGAGCTTCTCTAACCTATCGTTATGGACAGTTGCCTTCACAGTCGTTTTTGCTTGTGCGAAAGGATTCGCATCCACTCCGTCAGGCTTGGCCTTGACAATGGCTGCGGATGTTTCCGACTACGAAACAAGTGTTTCCGGACGTTATGTTTCCGGAATGTTGAGCACCATGTTCTCCTTGACCGACTCAGTCGCGTCATCCTTTGCGCCAATGTCCATTGGTTGGATCCTAGCCGCTGTAGGATTTGCGCAAGCTTATCCAACGGCTGACACGCCACTTTCGCCACAATTGCGCATGGCTGGTATTGTAATGATTTCTGTTTTGCCATTAGTCGGTACACTCATTGCATTGACGTTCATGAAATTCTACCCATTGGATAAGGAAACAATGGAAAGTATTCAAATTAAAATTGCAGCAATGAAACAAGGTGATTCAAACGAGGCTGAATAA
- a CDS encoding iron-sulfur cluster biosynthesis family protein encodes MKLTFTENATQRLEKLGMTKELSLYMSTIYGCGGPDSSMFTIRAYDEGNPNYDTVLDTNFGAVKATKDSLQQLDEDNIIDFNDSSFSFVLKSNRGLLNPNMNYENMKLKN; translated from the coding sequence ATGAAATTGACATTTACTGAAAATGCCACGCAACGACTGGAAAAATTGGGGATGACCAAAGAACTCTCTTTGTACATGAGCACCATCTACGGCTGCGGCGGACCGGACAGCAGCATGTTCACAATCCGAGCGTATGATGAGGGAAACCCGAACTACGACACTGTTTTGGACACCAACTTTGGCGCCGTCAAAGCCACAAAGGACAGTCTGCAGCAACTGGATGAGGACAACATCATCGATTTCAATGACAGTAGCTTCTCTTTCGTCCTGAAAAGCAACCGCGGCCTGCTGAACCCGAACATGAACTATGAAAATATGAAGTTGAAAAATTGA
- a CDS encoding MFS transporter produces MDNHTSLHKNISLAKKYAFIQYFGITSLWLLYLSSFKGMTLVQIGFLEAIFHITSFVFEVPSGALADRFGYKKILLFGKVMAIISSIGMIYGQSFSHFAVAFAFSALSYNFNSGTYEALVFESMKGLDEESGYLDKLAHINFLIEISAQSGVILAGILADTYFQAVYMVNIMLCLLNMFLIYRMVEPIKRLDPQLDETVGFSEKVGQSYTRILGNAWQLLKRHKELRAWILFFALLDSFAATYYFYFQKYLSLLGYSGKGTSLYLFAAALFGIFGAKFSPSIEQKLRKNRIPYVFPVVVSLSLLLSALGNQLLIFAGFVLSIIFSAVSPTIASAYINQLITSEERATLLSANSMAYSLCMIILFPVIGGVIDLLDFRIAYLTMGLAIMIVGGTFAVIARKQFHRK; encoded by the coding sequence ATGGACAATCATACATCATTACATAAAAATATATCTCTGGCGAAAAAATATGCCTTCATCCAATATTTTGGCATCACCTCTTTATGGCTCCTATATCTGAGTTCATTCAAAGGGATGACATTGGTGCAAATAGGCTTTCTGGAGGCTATCTTCCATATAACGAGTTTTGTGTTCGAAGTGCCTTCAGGTGCTTTGGCGGACCGTTTTGGCTACAAAAAAATCCTGTTGTTCGGAAAAGTGATGGCCATCATCAGCTCGATTGGGATGATTTATGGTCAGAGTTTCTCACATTTTGCAGTTGCTTTCGCGTTCTCGGCGCTTTCCTACAACTTCAACTCGGGGACCTACGAAGCGCTGGTCTTCGAAAGCATGAAAGGATTGGACGAGGAAAGCGGCTATCTGGACAAGCTGGCGCACATCAATTTCCTGATCGAAATCAGTGCCCAAAGCGGGGTGATTCTTGCCGGTATTTTGGCTGATACTTATTTCCAAGCCGTATATATGGTTAATATCATGCTCTGCTTACTGAATATGTTCCTGATTTACCGCATGGTAGAGCCAATCAAGCGACTGGATCCGCAGTTGGATGAAACAGTCGGATTTTCCGAAAAAGTGGGGCAGTCCTACACCCGTATATTGGGGAATGCTTGGCAGTTGCTGAAGCGGCATAAAGAGCTTCGGGCCTGGATACTTTTTTTTGCCTTGCTGGACAGCTTTGCGGCGACTTATTATTTCTATTTCCAGAAATATCTGTCTCTGTTGGGCTACAGCGGCAAGGGTACGAGTCTCTATCTGTTTGCAGCCGCCCTGTTCGGCATCTTTGGAGCAAAATTTTCTCCATCCATCGAGCAAAAACTCCGCAAAAACCGTATTCCTTATGTTTTTCCCGTAGTTGTTTCGTTGTCGTTACTGCTCTCGGCATTGGGGAATCAGCTGCTGATCTTTGCTGGATTTGTACTTTCGATCATTTTTTCCGCGGTGTCGCCGACGATCGCGAGCGCCTACATCAATCAGTTGATCACTTCCGAAGAACGGGCGACGCTTTTGAGTGCGAACAGCATGGCCTACAGCCTCTGCATGATAATCCTTTTCCCAGTAATCGGCGGCGTCATCGATCTGTTGGATTTCCGGATCGCCTATCTTACGATGGGGCTAGCGATTATGATTGTAGGTGGAACTTTCGCTGTGATCGCAAGAAAACAATTTCACCGAAAATGA